A stretch of Triticum aestivum cultivar Chinese Spring chromosome 1D, IWGSC CS RefSeq v2.1, whole genome shotgun sequence DNA encodes these proteins:
- the LOC123183050 gene encoding putative disease resistance protein RGA1 isoform X7 produces MSGFGEIIASAVGKQIASKLGELVTEEATLQWRFREDVDVMVDKMQDLEAVWRDADDKLRRRGGDGEAVRRWLTKFKSVAYDVEDVLDDLEATELLKKSQPKLKLFFSWNNQILQRVTMPHKLKNLRGEIEKIGKEGHDLNLVRNQERAEGSRNNETFVGSSDEGLKSGVVGRDMEKDKIIRLLLNYDANAREDISIVPIVGLGGLGKSTLAESVFVLDKMANNFEVRAWVHVSKEFDLGKIGRAILKSINSSINLDNCSLQVLQENLKKELAGRRYLIVLDDLWEEDGDKLERLKQMLQHGCKGSRVIVTTRNQSVVNKMNTGVLANQRKICPVPNSDQINLCVLSTDDCWEVMKQTTFGPDDDKSNLEEIGRKIAEKCGGVPLVAIALGQVMSEVRTVEAWQKIRDTNIDLGHRDHKDTLERLMLSYYYMKLEFKMCFAYLAAFPKGFVIGSDRLIQQWKALGYIHGGDEGKRCINYLMGMSFLQISKSSAIRSSPVHANAPRELTMHDLVHDLATIILGHECLVLNATEPRSRKKAKRRYCRHAQLINYQNQYKVFNDLPGNIRSLHVRHSEKQLLPQKAFSRTKYIRVLDLSGSLVVGQSTPRKKLLPSSTIQLKLLRYLDASTLPITSLPKSFHTLQNMETLILSNCSLATLSNSICSLSKLSYLDLAGNARLSKLPDKFNLLRKLIFLNMSSCSKLTKLPDKFSLECLEHLSLSGCHELKNLPQDFGNLQNLRFLNLSDCYKISVLPESFCLLNHLKDLNLSDCRALILLPECFGDLSELESLNLTSCPRLARLPESVCKMTNLKCLNLSYCLGILELPSSVGDLNLQILDISAGALRHLPDSISEMASLTQFVVTSGHPRVFGEAQEIKKRLKLPGRTVHRVCQRPSGSNSIVELAHVNCRELLIGSLQCVEKLKDAETVKLRHKSCVRQLALHWNKRYMNASLKRKMIANECSAESILERLIPARNLEQFMIQGYTSKGFPNWMSHISSHLPSVTYLSLFDLGACDNLPPFGQLPNLRSLYLQKIPNVTKIGKEFYGEGGTCTKLRLLQLKSMDNLVEWWTTLSGKEDGEFLIPNLHNLELKDCPKLKFLPYPPRSMFWFLDNSNEALVGPRLGFWELSSSSLPCRMGIKNCLFQPGKWRRLEQFPTLEEFSLTSCLGLRALRDVIRCFTSLKKLSLMSLEDLEILPDWLRHLTSLQVLVIKDCRNLRILPASMGNLTALRVLMLLECKGLDTLPQWLGQLSSLRELHIRDCPNITCFPDSIQNLTALEELYLSGSSLLVRRSRRENAYKVSHIRKVIFEPEEEPNEEQGQEESQEAWMDRLLKIDGENPWRRREEREELEEVRMDRLLKLFGGNARLIEEREELEEASMDRLSKRYQKGPSRHREEREELEEASMDRVSKRYQKGRSRHKEEREELESQMSNSDSEHLSHYGQEDSENEDDEQEDW; encoded by the exons ATGAGCGGGTTCGGGGAGATAATCGCGAGTGCCGTGGGGAAGCAAATCGCGAGCAAGCTCGGTGAACTcgtcacggaggaggccacccTGCAGTGGAGGTTCAGAGAAGATGTTGATGTCATGGTGGACAAGATGCAAGATCTGGAGGCCGTTTGGCGTGATGCGGATGATAAGCTGCGCCGACGAGGAGGAGACGGAGAAGCTGTTCGGCGATGGCTCACAAAATTCAAGTCCGTCGCCTACGACGTAGAGGACGTGCTGGATGATCTGGAGGCTACCGAGCTCTTAAAGAAGAGCCAGCCAAAG TTGAAGCTGTTCTTTTCCTGGAACAATCAAATTCTCCAGCGGGTCACCATGCCTCACAAGCTGAAGAACCTGAGGGGGGAAATAGAAAAAATAGGAAAGGAGGGCCATGATCTCAATCTTGTCAGAAATCAAGAACGGGCAGAAGGGAGCAGAAACAATGAAACTTTTGTAGGCAGCAGTGATGAAGGCTTGAAATCCGGAGTGGTGGGGAGGGATATGGAAAAGGACAAAATAATCAGGCTGCTACTAAACTATGACGCTAACGCTAGAGAGGATATATCTATCGTCCCGATTGTCGGGCTTGGTGGTCTAGGGAAGTCAACATTGGCCGAATCAGTCTTTGTGCTAGACAAGATGGCCAACAACTTCGAAGTCCGAGCCTGGGTTCATGTGTCTAAGGAGTTTGATTTGGGCAAAATTGGGAGAGCCATCCTCAAAAGCATAAATAGCAGTATCAACCTTGACAATTGTAGTTTGCAGGTTTTACAGGAAAATCTCAAAAAGGAACTTGCTGGTAGAAGGTACTTGATTGTTTTGGATGATCTTTGGGAAGAGGATGGGGATAAGCTGGAAAGGCTGAAGCAGATGTTACAACATGGCTGCAAGGGTAGCAGAGTTATTGTAACTACGCGTAACCAAAGCGTAGTTAATAAAATGAACACCGGTGTTCTTGCAAACCAAAGAAAAATTTGCCCTGTTCCCAACTCTGatcaaatcaacttgtgtgttttgtCAACTGATGACTGCTGGGAAGTAATGAAGCAAACAACATTTGGGCCTGATGATGACAAAAGTAACTTGGAAGAAATTGGGAGGAAAATTGCAGAGAAGTGTGGGGGTGTGCCACTCGTGGCAATTGCCCTTGGGCAAGTAATGTCCGAGGTAAGGACTGTCGAGGCATGGCAAAAAATAAGGGATACGAACATTGATTTGGGTCACAGAGATCACAAGGACACATTGGAACGCCTCATGCTAAGCTATTACTACATGAAGCTGGAATTCAAAATGTGCTTCGCATATTTGGCGGCCTTTCCCAAGGGCTTCGTTATAGGCAGTGATCGTTTAATTCAGCAATGGAAGGCTCTTGGATACATTCATGGAGGGGACGAGGGTAAAAGGTGCATTAACTACCTTATGGGGATGTCCTTTCTTCAAATTTCAAAATCTTCCGCG ATTAGGTCAAGTCCAGTGCATGCCAATGCTCCTCGAGAGCTCACCATGCATGATTTGGTGCATGATCTTGCAACGATAATTTTGGGACATGAATGCCTTGTTCTAAATGCTACCGAACCGAGGAGTAGGAAGAAAGCAAAACGTCGTTATTGCCGACATGCACAGTTGATCAACTACCAGAATCAGTATAAGGTTTTCAATGATCTGCCAGGCAACATCAGATCCTTGCATGTAAGACATTCAGAGAAACAGCTGCTCCCGCAAAAGGCATTTTCTAGAACCAAGTATATACGGGTCTTGGACCTAAGTGGATCTTTAGTTGTGGGGCAATCAACTCCGAGAAAAAAACTTTTGCCATCTTCCACTATTCAGTTAAAGCTACTTAGGTACCTCGATGCCTCTACCTTGCCTATTACATCACTTCCTAAGTCATTCCATACACTTCAAAATATGGAAACTCTAATTCTGTCCAATTGCTCACTTGCAACCTTGTCTAACAGTATCTGTAGCCTCAGCAAACTTAGCTATTTGGATCTAGCTGGCAATGCAAGGCTTAGTAAGCTTCCTGACAAATTTAATCTTCTTAGGAAACTCATATTCCTAAACATGTCAAGTTGTTCCAAGCTAACCAAACTTCCTGACAAATTTAGCCTGGAGTGTTTAGAACATTTAAGTCTATCAGGTTGTCATGAGTTAAAAAACCTTCCACAAGATTTCGGCAATCTTCAAAATCTTAGGTTCTTGAACCTTTCTGATTGCTACAAGATTTCAGTTCTACCAGAATCATTTTGCCTATTGAACCATTTGAAAGACCTAAACCTTTCAGATTGTCGTGCCCTTATATTACTCCCTGAATGTTTTGGTGACCTTTCAGAGCTTGAATCTTTGAACCTAACAAGTTGTCCCAGGCTAGCACGGTTGCCCGAGTCAGTCTGCAAGATGACTAATCTGAAGTGTCTCAATTTGTCATATTGTTTAGGGATCCTAGAGCTCCCCTCCTCAGTAGGTGATCTTAATCTCCAAATATTGGACATTTCTGCTGGTGCTCTCCGTCACTTGCCAGATAGCATCAGTGAAATGGCTAGTCTCACACAATTTGTGGTCACGTCAGGGCATCCTAGGGTGTTTGGAGAGGCACAGGAAATAAAGAAGCGCCTAAAATTGCCAGGCCGCACGGTACATAGAGTATGCCAGAGACCTTCAGGGAGCAACAGTATAGTGGAGCTTGCACATGTGAATTGCCGTGAGCTGTTAATTGGATCTCTTCAGTGTGTGGAGAAACTGAAAGACGCAGAGACAGTCAAGCTGCGTCATAAATCATGTGTTCGGCAGCTAGCTCTCCACTGGAACAAGAGGTATATGAATGCTTCCCTCAAGCGGAAAATGATTGCTAATGAATGCTCGGCTGAATCTATTCTGGAGAGGCTCATACCAGCTCGAAATCTTGAACAGTTTATGATACAAGGGTATACGAGCAAGGGTTTCCCTAACTGGATGTCGCACATATCCTCCCACCTCCCTTCTGTTACCTATCTGAGTCTTTTCGATTTAGGTGCATGTGATAATCTTCCTCCGTTTGGGCAGCTACCAAATTTAAGAAGTCTATATCTGCAGAAAATCCCCAACGTCACGAAAATTGGCAAGGAATTTTATGGAGAGGGTGGAACTTGTACGAAATTAAGATTGCTGCAGTTGAAGTCGATGGACAATTTGGTCGAATGGTGGACAACATTGTCAGGCAAAGAAGATGGAGAATTTCTAATCCCTAATTTGCATAATCTAGAGTTGAAGGACTGCCCAAAGTTAAAGTTCCTACCATATCCTCCAAGAAGTATGTTTTGGTTCTTGGACAATAGCAACGAGGCTTTGGTAGGACCAAGACTAGGATTTTGGGAACTCTCATCTTCCTCTCTTCCTTGTCGCATGGGTATAAAAAACTGCCTCTTTCAACCAGGCAAGTGGCGTAGACTAGAGCAATTCCCCACTCTTGAAGAATTCTCATTGACCTCCTGCCTCGGCTTGAGGGCCTTGCGAGATGTCATTCGCTGCTTCACCTCTCTCAAAAAGCTAAGTTTGATGTCATTGGAGGACCTGGAGATACTGCCGGATTGGTTGAGACATCTCACTTCTCTACAAGTCTTGGTCATAAAAGATTGTCGCAATTTAAGAATATTGCCTGCAAGTATGGGAAACCTCACTGCTCTGAGAGTACTAATGCTTCTCGAGTGCAAAGGACTAGATACATTGCCGCAATGGCTAGGACAGCTCAGTTCCCTACGAGAACTTCACATCAGAGACTGTCCCAACATCACATGTTTTCCTGACAGCATACAAAACCTTACTGCCTTGGAGGAACTGTATCTTTCTGGTTCTTCTCTTCTGGTCCGTAGGTCCCGCAGAGAGAATGCATATAAGGTTTCTCACATCCGTAAAGTAATATTTGAACCAGAAGAAGAACCAAATGAAGAACAAGGACAAGAAGAATCACAG GAAGCATGGATGGATAGGCTATTGAAAATAGATGGAGAAAACCCATGGAGACGTAGAGAGGAACGAGAAGAACTAGAG
- the LOC123183050 gene encoding putative disease resistance protein RGA1 isoform X5, whose translation MSGFGEIIASAVGKQIASKLGELVTEEATLQWRFREDVDVMVDKMQDLEAVWRDADDKLRRRGGDGEAVRRWLTKFKSVAYDVEDVLDDLEATELLKKSQPKLKLFFSWNNQILQRVTMPHKLKNLRGEIEKIGKEGHDLNLVRNQERAEGSRNNETFVGSSDEGLKSGVVGRDMEKDKIIRLLLNYDANAREDISIVPIVGLGGLGKSTLAESVFVLDKMANNFEVRAWVHVSKEFDLGKIGRAILKSINSSINLDNCSLQVLQENLKKELAGRRYLIVLDDLWEEDGDKLERLKQMLQHGCKGSRVIVTTRNQSVVNKMNTGVLANQRKICPVPNSDQINLCVLSTDDCWEVMKQTTFGPDDDKSNLEEIGRKIAEKCGGVPLVAIALGQVMSEVRTVEAWQKIRDTNIDLGHRDHKDTLERLMLSYYYMKLEFKMCFAYLAAFPKGFVIGSDRLIQQWKALGYIHGGDEGKRCINYLMGMSFLQISKSSAIRSSPVHANAPRELTMHDLVHDLATIILGHECLVLNATEPRSRKKAKRRYCRHAQLINYQNQYKVFNDLPGNIRSLHVRHSEKQLLPQKAFSRTKYIRVLDLSGSLVVGQSTPRKKLLPSSTIQLKLLRYLDASTLPITSLPKSFHTLQNMETLILSNCSLATLSNSICSLSKLSYLDLAGNARLSKLPDKFNLLRKLIFLNMSSCSKLTKLPDKFSLECLEHLSLSGCHELKNLPQDFGNLQNLRFLNLSDCYKISVLPESFCLLNHLKDLNLSDCRALILLPECFGDLSELESLNLTSCPRLARLPESVCKMTNLKCLNLSYCLGILELPSSVGDLNLQILDISAGALRHLPDSISEMASLTQFVVTSGHPRVFGEAQEIKKRLKLPGRTVHRVCQRPSGSNSIVELAHVNCRELLIGSLQCVEKLKDAETVKLRHKSCVRQLALHWNKRYMNASLKRKMIANECSAESILERLIPARNLEQFMIQGYTSKGFPNWMSHISSHLPSVTYLSLFDLGACDNLPPFGQLPNLRSLYLQKIPNVTKIGKEFYGEGGTCTKLRLLQLKSMDNLVEWWTTLSGKEDGEFLIPNLHNLELKDCPKLKFLPYPPRSMFWFLDNSNEALVGPRLGFWELSSSSLPCRMGIKNCLFQPGKWRRLEQFPTLEEFSLTSCLGLRALRDVIRCFTSLKKLSLMSLEDLEILPDWLRHLTSLQVLVIKDCRNLRILPASMGNLTALRVLMLLECKGLDTLPQWLGQLSSLRELHIRDCPNITCFPDSIQNLTALEELYLSGSSLLVRRSRRENAYKVSHIRKVIFEPEEEPNEEQGQEESQEAWMDRLLKIDGENPWRRREEREELEEVRMDRLLKLFGGNARLIEEREELEEASMDRLSKRYQKGPSRHREEREELEEASMGRLSKRYQKGPSRHREEREELEEASMDRVSKRYQKGRSRHKEEREELESQMSNSDSEHLSHYGQEDSENEDDEQEDW comes from the exons ATGAGCGGGTTCGGGGAGATAATCGCGAGTGCCGTGGGGAAGCAAATCGCGAGCAAGCTCGGTGAACTcgtcacggaggaggccacccTGCAGTGGAGGTTCAGAGAAGATGTTGATGTCATGGTGGACAAGATGCAAGATCTGGAGGCCGTTTGGCGTGATGCGGATGATAAGCTGCGCCGACGAGGAGGAGACGGAGAAGCTGTTCGGCGATGGCTCACAAAATTCAAGTCCGTCGCCTACGACGTAGAGGACGTGCTGGATGATCTGGAGGCTACCGAGCTCTTAAAGAAGAGCCAGCCAAAG TTGAAGCTGTTCTTTTCCTGGAACAATCAAATTCTCCAGCGGGTCACCATGCCTCACAAGCTGAAGAACCTGAGGGGGGAAATAGAAAAAATAGGAAAGGAGGGCCATGATCTCAATCTTGTCAGAAATCAAGAACGGGCAGAAGGGAGCAGAAACAATGAAACTTTTGTAGGCAGCAGTGATGAAGGCTTGAAATCCGGAGTGGTGGGGAGGGATATGGAAAAGGACAAAATAATCAGGCTGCTACTAAACTATGACGCTAACGCTAGAGAGGATATATCTATCGTCCCGATTGTCGGGCTTGGTGGTCTAGGGAAGTCAACATTGGCCGAATCAGTCTTTGTGCTAGACAAGATGGCCAACAACTTCGAAGTCCGAGCCTGGGTTCATGTGTCTAAGGAGTTTGATTTGGGCAAAATTGGGAGAGCCATCCTCAAAAGCATAAATAGCAGTATCAACCTTGACAATTGTAGTTTGCAGGTTTTACAGGAAAATCTCAAAAAGGAACTTGCTGGTAGAAGGTACTTGATTGTTTTGGATGATCTTTGGGAAGAGGATGGGGATAAGCTGGAAAGGCTGAAGCAGATGTTACAACATGGCTGCAAGGGTAGCAGAGTTATTGTAACTACGCGTAACCAAAGCGTAGTTAATAAAATGAACACCGGTGTTCTTGCAAACCAAAGAAAAATTTGCCCTGTTCCCAACTCTGatcaaatcaacttgtgtgttttgtCAACTGATGACTGCTGGGAAGTAATGAAGCAAACAACATTTGGGCCTGATGATGACAAAAGTAACTTGGAAGAAATTGGGAGGAAAATTGCAGAGAAGTGTGGGGGTGTGCCACTCGTGGCAATTGCCCTTGGGCAAGTAATGTCCGAGGTAAGGACTGTCGAGGCATGGCAAAAAATAAGGGATACGAACATTGATTTGGGTCACAGAGATCACAAGGACACATTGGAACGCCTCATGCTAAGCTATTACTACATGAAGCTGGAATTCAAAATGTGCTTCGCATATTTGGCGGCCTTTCCCAAGGGCTTCGTTATAGGCAGTGATCGTTTAATTCAGCAATGGAAGGCTCTTGGATACATTCATGGAGGGGACGAGGGTAAAAGGTGCATTAACTACCTTATGGGGATGTCCTTTCTTCAAATTTCAAAATCTTCCGCG ATTAGGTCAAGTCCAGTGCATGCCAATGCTCCTCGAGAGCTCACCATGCATGATTTGGTGCATGATCTTGCAACGATAATTTTGGGACATGAATGCCTTGTTCTAAATGCTACCGAACCGAGGAGTAGGAAGAAAGCAAAACGTCGTTATTGCCGACATGCACAGTTGATCAACTACCAGAATCAGTATAAGGTTTTCAATGATCTGCCAGGCAACATCAGATCCTTGCATGTAAGACATTCAGAGAAACAGCTGCTCCCGCAAAAGGCATTTTCTAGAACCAAGTATATACGGGTCTTGGACCTAAGTGGATCTTTAGTTGTGGGGCAATCAACTCCGAGAAAAAAACTTTTGCCATCTTCCACTATTCAGTTAAAGCTACTTAGGTACCTCGATGCCTCTACCTTGCCTATTACATCACTTCCTAAGTCATTCCATACACTTCAAAATATGGAAACTCTAATTCTGTCCAATTGCTCACTTGCAACCTTGTCTAACAGTATCTGTAGCCTCAGCAAACTTAGCTATTTGGATCTAGCTGGCAATGCAAGGCTTAGTAAGCTTCCTGACAAATTTAATCTTCTTAGGAAACTCATATTCCTAAACATGTCAAGTTGTTCCAAGCTAACCAAACTTCCTGACAAATTTAGCCTGGAGTGTTTAGAACATTTAAGTCTATCAGGTTGTCATGAGTTAAAAAACCTTCCACAAGATTTCGGCAATCTTCAAAATCTTAGGTTCTTGAACCTTTCTGATTGCTACAAGATTTCAGTTCTACCAGAATCATTTTGCCTATTGAACCATTTGAAAGACCTAAACCTTTCAGATTGTCGTGCCCTTATATTACTCCCTGAATGTTTTGGTGACCTTTCAGAGCTTGAATCTTTGAACCTAACAAGTTGTCCCAGGCTAGCACGGTTGCCCGAGTCAGTCTGCAAGATGACTAATCTGAAGTGTCTCAATTTGTCATATTGTTTAGGGATCCTAGAGCTCCCCTCCTCAGTAGGTGATCTTAATCTCCAAATATTGGACATTTCTGCTGGTGCTCTCCGTCACTTGCCAGATAGCATCAGTGAAATGGCTAGTCTCACACAATTTGTGGTCACGTCAGGGCATCCTAGGGTGTTTGGAGAGGCACAGGAAATAAAGAAGCGCCTAAAATTGCCAGGCCGCACGGTACATAGAGTATGCCAGAGACCTTCAGGGAGCAACAGTATAGTGGAGCTTGCACATGTGAATTGCCGTGAGCTGTTAATTGGATCTCTTCAGTGTGTGGAGAAACTGAAAGACGCAGAGACAGTCAAGCTGCGTCATAAATCATGTGTTCGGCAGCTAGCTCTCCACTGGAACAAGAGGTATATGAATGCTTCCCTCAAGCGGAAAATGATTGCTAATGAATGCTCGGCTGAATCTATTCTGGAGAGGCTCATACCAGCTCGAAATCTTGAACAGTTTATGATACAAGGGTATACGAGCAAGGGTTTCCCTAACTGGATGTCGCACATATCCTCCCACCTCCCTTCTGTTACCTATCTGAGTCTTTTCGATTTAGGTGCATGTGATAATCTTCCTCCGTTTGGGCAGCTACCAAATTTAAGAAGTCTATATCTGCAGAAAATCCCCAACGTCACGAAAATTGGCAAGGAATTTTATGGAGAGGGTGGAACTTGTACGAAATTAAGATTGCTGCAGTTGAAGTCGATGGACAATTTGGTCGAATGGTGGACAACATTGTCAGGCAAAGAAGATGGAGAATTTCTAATCCCTAATTTGCATAATCTAGAGTTGAAGGACTGCCCAAAGTTAAAGTTCCTACCATATCCTCCAAGAAGTATGTTTTGGTTCTTGGACAATAGCAACGAGGCTTTGGTAGGACCAAGACTAGGATTTTGGGAACTCTCATCTTCCTCTCTTCCTTGTCGCATGGGTATAAAAAACTGCCTCTTTCAACCAGGCAAGTGGCGTAGACTAGAGCAATTCCCCACTCTTGAAGAATTCTCATTGACCTCCTGCCTCGGCTTGAGGGCCTTGCGAGATGTCATTCGCTGCTTCACCTCTCTCAAAAAGCTAAGTTTGATGTCATTGGAGGACCTGGAGATACTGCCGGATTGGTTGAGACATCTCACTTCTCTACAAGTCTTGGTCATAAAAGATTGTCGCAATTTAAGAATATTGCCTGCAAGTATGGGAAACCTCACTGCTCTGAGAGTACTAATGCTTCTCGAGTGCAAAGGACTAGATACATTGCCGCAATGGCTAGGACAGCTCAGTTCCCTACGAGAACTTCACATCAGAGACTGTCCCAACATCACATGTTTTCCTGACAGCATACAAAACCTTACTGCCTTGGAGGAACTGTATCTTTCTGGTTCTTCTCTTCTGGTCCGTAGGTCCCGCAGAGAGAATGCATATAAGGTTTCTCACATCCGTAAAGTAATATTTGAACCAGAAGAAGAACCAAATGAAGAACAAGGACAAGAAGAATCACAG GAAGCATGGATGGATAGGCTATTGAAAATAGATGGAGAAAACCCATGGAGACGTAGAGAGGAACGAGAAGAACTAGAG